A genomic window from Armatimonadota bacterium includes:
- a CDS encoding universal stress protein: MTIGRILIAHDGSAQARRAVEVGVDLAARYGATVTVLTALHVPAFPATMGEVQEATQEQRRVVERFQREAVEYARLHGIDPRLEIVVGHPAEAIVEYARAHGMDLIVMGHRGMSNLQRFFVGSVADRVVDHAPCMVLVVGPGVQS; encoded by the coding sequence ATGACCATCGGCCGGATTCTCATCGCCCACGACGGTTCCGCGCAGGCCAGGCGCGCCGTGGAGGTGGGCGTGGACCTGGCCGCCCGCTACGGCGCCACGGTAACCGTGCTCACGGCGCTCCACGTCCCGGCCTTCCCCGCCACGATGGGCGAGGTGCAGGAGGCCACGCAGGAGCAACGTCGGGTGGTCGAGCGCTTCCAGAGAGAGGCCGTGGAATACGCGCGCCTGCACGGCATCGACCCGCGTCTGGAGATCGTCGTCGGCCATCCGGCGGAAGCGATCGTGGAGTACGCCCGCGCCCACGGCATGGATCTGATCGTGATGGGGCACCGCGGGATGTCCAACCTGCAGCGGTTCTTCGTCGGCAGCGTGGCCGACCGGGTCGTGGATCATGCTCCGTGCATGGTGCTGGTGGTCGGCCCCGGAGTACAATCCTAG